ATTGTATCCGATTTGGTCTGGCTGCTATTAAAGGTGTGGGAGAGGCTGCCATTGAATCTATTGTAGAAAATCGTGAAAAGGACGGCGACTATTCCAGCCTTTATAATTTCTGCGAACGGGTAAATTTGAGCAAAGCCAATAAAAAAGTGATAGAGGCCCTGATTAAATGCGGGGCGTTTGACTCAACAGGTGATAAACGCGCCCAGATGATGGCCGTGCTTGAAGATGCTTTGGATCATGGTGCCAGAATTCAGAAGGAGAAAGCCGATGCCCAGCTGGACCTGTTTGCCGATTCAGGTGTGGGCATCAGCCTACCCTCCAGTATTCCAAGAATGCCCGACATTGATGAATGGGAAGGCAAGGTTTTGCTTGAGCTGGAAAAAGAAGCTTTAGGGTTTTACATTACCGGGCACCCCATGGATGATTATGCGGATATCATCCGCAAATTTACCAGTGTTAACACGGTCACCCTCCAGGATGTTAAAGATGAAAAGATGGTCCGCATCGCTGGCGATCTGAAGGTGCAGAAGATTCATAAGACCAAAAAAGGGGACTTGATGGCTTTTTGCAATATTGAGGACCAGTATTCAACCGTGGAATTGGTCGTTTTTCCCAATTTGTATGCCAGGACCCATACCTTTTTGTCCCAGGAGCAGGTGGTTATCGTTGAAGCTGAAGTTCAGAGAAAAGAGAACACCGTCAAGCTGATCGGCGAAGCCATTGTTCCTGCAACCCAGGCCGAAACCCTTTGGGCTGCAGGTATTGTAATGCAGGTAGATGCCAAGCGTCATGAAACAGATGTGCTTGATCAAATCAAACCGGTGATCGAGCGATATCCGGGCAACTGTGTTTCTTTGTTCAATATTCACATTGATTCGGAACATCCCGATGTGATGGTTAAGTTATCGGATGAGTACAAGTCCGATGCCTGTCCCGGCTTTTTCCAGGAGATTGAAACCATTCTTGGCCCGGGCTCCATTGAAACCCGATGCGCCCCGGTCAAAGATAAGGTGAAAAAGAAAAAACGCTGGCCTAAAAAACAGGTGTCTTGATATCCGGTTTGAGAAATACCGTACCCGGGTTGGTGAGCCGAAGACGGTTGACCACCCGGCCCACCCCGTCAATACTTTTGACCAGATCCAGTGCTATGCGGCGCTGGTAGGCATCGGCAACCCAGCCATCAAGATAAACAACCCCATGGCGGACTTTTAAGTCAATGCCTTCAGGATCCACCATGTCGTCGGACATAAATTTTGATTTTATTTTGGCCATGAGCACCGTATCACTGACAAATGCGATGGGAGACCGGGAACGATTTTCTGTGTTGGATTGGTAGTACACGGGTGATCCGGTGTTTTTTGATCCACACCCCGGCATAATCAATATCGCAAAGGCCAAAAAAATGAAAATAAAATATTGGGGTGTAAAACTGATGTTTATATGAAAGTACCAACAAGTTGTTGAGTTCCTTTCGTGTTTTGTTGTGGGCAGGGCCTGGGTGCTGATAGACCAGTTCGGCCCATGGCCGTTATACGAATTGGGTTGATATGAAAGTTCCATAAATTACTTTCATGTTTTGTTGTGGGCCGAAGCCTGGATGTAGATAGACCACGGATAGCCTGCGGCCGTTATTCAAAATCGTCCAGATCCAGACTGTCCAGATCAGAAAGATCCATGTCTTTTAACAGATCATCTTCATCAGGAATGATATCTTCATCAATCTCAACGGGTTGGCCTGTATGATGTGCGGTTTCTGTAATGTCCTTATATTCTTCCTGTCCTTGAATATCGTCATCGCCAAACAAAGATGCAATCCCAATAAAAAACAAGTATCCCAGGCCGGCCATATTCAGAAGAATGATAATTGTTCCCACAATATTTTTAATTAACACGATTTGCTTTTTCCCGTAAATGTTTGACGATGGGGACTTAAGTGTTTATATATAATCTTTAATTTTGTGGCAAGGGCAAAAAATTGGGCACACAATTTGTACTAGTGATTTTCCCGTAGATTCAAAGCCCTTTATGATGAAAGATAATTCAAAGGTTTTTATATGAGTTGGCTTGGAAAAATGATTGGTGGCACCATTGGGTTGGCCTTGGGTGGTCCTCTGGGCGCTGTGGCAGGCGCTGCATTTGGCCACGCATTTGTGGATAAAAGAGAGGATGAATATTTACGTTCCATTCCGGGCGGTAAGCGTACAGGGCTGTCTTCCAACGAAGAGGCCCAGCTTGTTTTTTTTACCGCGGCCTTTTCCATGCTGGCAAAAATCAGCAAAGCTGACGGGCGGATCAGTGAGGAGGAGATAAAGGTTGTTGAACGTTTCATGGTCAATGACCTCCAACTTGATGAAGCAAGTCGTGAGACCGCTAAAAATATTTTTAGAAACGCCGTTACATCTTCCCAGACCTTTGAGGATTTTGCCCGGCAGTTTTATTCGGTATTCAAATACCAGGCCAATATTATCGAATTGATGATGGATGTCCTGCTTAGAGTCTCTTCGGCTGACGGTAACGTCTCTGATGCCGAGGAGCAGATGCTGTTGTCCGCTTCACGGATTTTTAGGTTTTCCCAATCCGATTATAGCCGGCTTCACAGCAGATATGTTAAGAAATCAGATCCCTATTATGCCGTACTTAAATGCGATGAAAACGCGAGCAATGAAGAGATAAAAAAGAAATACCGGGCCCTGGTTCAGGAGTACCATCCGGATAAAATTCAGGCCAAGGGACTGCCCGAAGAATTTGTCAAGTTTGCCACGGATAAATTCACCGAAATTCAGGACGCCTACGAGCACATCAGGAAAAGTCGGGGTTTTTGATCCGGCCACTACGGTATGTATGGTCGGATATTGTTTAAAAACCGATGTGTCAGATGAGCAGCCGTATGGGCATTGGCGTGAGATTGTAGTGATTGCCTCTACTATGATTTGTGTTTTTTAAAAAGCAAATCGTTCAGTATGAATTTGTCTTTTTTTGATTCCTATTTTTTTTAAGGCGCTACAAGCAGCAGTGGTCATTAGGGGAGGTCCACAGATAAAAAAGGTTGTTTGGGAATATTGTGTATTGATCGAATAAAAT
This window of the uncultured Desulfobacter sp. genome carries:
- a CDS encoding BON domain-containing protein — its product is MELSYQPNSYNGHGPNWSISTQALPTTKHERNSTTCWYFHINISFTPQYFIFIFLAFAILIMPGCGSKNTGSPVYYQSNTENRSRSPIAFVSDTVLMAKIKSKFMSDDMVDPEGIDLKVRHGVVYLDGWVADAYQRRIALDLVKSIDGVGRVVNRLRLTNPGTVFLKPDIKTPVF
- the djlA gene encoding co-chaperone DjlA, whose protein sequence is MSWLGKMIGGTIGLALGGPLGAVAGAAFGHAFVDKREDEYLRSIPGGKRTGLSSNEEAQLVFFTAAFSMLAKISKADGRISEEEIKVVERFMVNDLQLDEASRETAKNIFRNAVTSSQTFEDFARQFYSVFKYQANIIELMMDVLLRVSSADGNVSDAEEQMLLSASRIFRFSQSDYSRLHSRYVKKSDPYYAVLKCDENASNEEIKKKYRALVQEYHPDKIQAKGLPEEFVKFATDKFTEIQDAYEHIRKSRGF